A window of the Butyricimonas faecalis genome harbors these coding sequences:
- the secA gene encoding preprotein translocase subunit SecA, protein MGFNDILKRLFGNKADRDMKELLPIVSKVNAEWEKIKGVSHDELRQISADLKAKIHAHVKAEEDEIAALKAKVENEKPSIEEREEIYNRIDKLEEQINTKLEDVLNEILPLAFAVMKDTARRFKENKEIVVKANDFDRNLAVTKDFVEIDGEDAVYFNSWMAGGNEVTWDMVHYDVQLIGGSVLHQGKIAEMATGEGKTLVATLPVFLNALTGRGVHVVTVNDYLAKRDSEWMGPLYMFHGLSVDCIDKTEPNSPERRKAYQADITFGTNNEFGFDYLRDNMAIHPEDLVQRKHHYAIVDEVDSVLIDDARTPLIISGPVPKGDIQMFDEYKPRVEKLVRMQRELVARIFTEAKTLLASGDRKQEEQGAILLLRAYKGLPKYKPLIKFLSEQGNKATLVKTENIYMQENNRRMPEITDELYFVIDEKQNSIDLTDKGHDTITAAGEDPNFFILPDVGSELAEIDKMNLTEEEKLEKKDQMVQNYAAKSERVHTVNQLLKAYTLFELDVEYVVIDNKVKIVDEQTGRIMEGRRYSDGLHQAIEAKENVKVEAATQTFATITLQNYFRMYHKLAGMTGTAETEAGEFWDIYKLDVVVIPTNKPVIRKDANDYVYKTKREKYNAVIEEITRLVGEGRPVLVGTTSVEVSELLSRMLKLRGIKHNVLNAKLHQREADIVAEAGKSQVVTIATNMAGRGTDIKLSPEVRAAGGLAIIGTERHDSRRVDRQLRGRAGRQGDPGSSQFFVSLEDDLMRLFSSERIIRVMDRLGHEEGDVIQHSMITKSIERAQRKVEENNFGIRKRLLEYDDVMNSQREVIYKKRRHALLGERIGVDIANNMYDVCEALVEEHKEANDLEGFRMDVLKYLAVDFDIKEEDFQKTSANDLTERLYKEVRDTFSRKTETIAKQAFPVIKNVFEQRGEMFKNIVVPFTDGKRAYNVVANLEKTYRSEGEELIRAYEKSIMLAHIDDAWKEHLREMDDLKQSVQNATYEQKDPLLIYKFESFNLFKSMVDKINKNVVSTLMKGQIPFDAPEEVKQAEEKRTDLSKMRTGRSDSPATQTNQAPRKTEPVKVGPKVGRNDPCPCGSGKKYKNCHGKGEE, encoded by the coding sequence ATGGGATTTAACGATATATTAAAACGTCTTTTTGGTAACAAGGCTGACCGGGATATGAAAGAGTTGTTACCAATTGTTTCAAAAGTAAATGCGGAGTGGGAGAAGATCAAGGGAGTGAGCCATGATGAGTTGAGGCAAATTTCGGCTGATCTGAAAGCAAAGATTCATGCTCACGTGAAAGCGGAAGAAGATGAAATTGCTGCGTTGAAAGCAAAAGTGGAAAATGAAAAACCTTCGATCGAGGAAAGAGAGGAGATTTATAACCGGATCGATAAGCTGGAAGAACAGATTAACACAAAACTGGAAGATGTTTTAAACGAGATACTGCCTTTGGCTTTTGCCGTGATGAAAGATACGGCAAGACGTTTCAAGGAGAACAAAGAGATCGTCGTGAAAGCTAATGATTTTGACCGTAATCTTGCCGTAACGAAAGATTTCGTGGAGATTGACGGTGAGGATGCGGTTTATTTCAATTCATGGATGGCCGGAGGAAATGAAGTAACATGGGATATGGTTCACTATGACGTGCAGTTGATCGGTGGTTCCGTGTTACACCAAGGTAAAATTGCCGAGATGGCTACCGGTGAAGGTAAAACGTTAGTAGCTACCTTACCCGTATTCTTGAATGCCTTGACAGGCCGCGGGGTACACGTGGTTACGGTCAATGATTACCTGGCAAAACGTGACTCCGAGTGGATGGGACCTCTTTACATGTTCCACGGTTTGTCGGTTGATTGTATTGACAAGACGGAACCGAACTCCCCAGAGAGACGGAAAGCTTATCAAGCAGATATTACTTTCGGAACGAACAATGAATTCGGTTTCGACTACTTGAGAGATAACATGGCTATTCACCCGGAAGACCTGGTACAACGCAAGCATCATTACGCGATTGTCGATGAGGTCGACTCCGTGTTGATTGACGATGCCCGTACCCCGTTGATTATTTCCGGTCCGGTTCCGAAGGGAGACATTCAAATGTTTGATGAATACAAACCTCGTGTGGAAAAGTTGGTGCGTATGCAGCGCGAATTGGTTGCCCGGATTTTCACGGAAGCTAAAACGTTGTTGGCTAGCGGTGATCGGAAACAAGAGGAACAAGGGGCTATATTGTTGTTGAGAGCGTATAAGGGATTGCCTAAATATAAGCCATTGATCAAGTTCTTGAGCGAACAGGGCAACAAGGCTACCTTGGTGAAAACCGAGAATATTTATATGCAGGAGAATAACCGTCGTATGCCGGAAATTACGGATGAACTTTATTTCGTGATTGATGAGAAACAAAACTCTATCGATTTGACGGATAAAGGGCATGATACGATTACGGCCGCGGGTGAAGATCCGAATTTCTTCATCTTGCCGGATGTGGGTTCTGAATTGGCCGAGATCGATAAGATGAACCTGACCGAGGAGGAGAAGCTGGAGAAAAAAGATCAGATGGTGCAAAATTATGCTGCCAAATCCGAGCGTGTACACACGGTGAACCAGCTGTTGAAAGCATACACCTTGTTCGAATTGGATGTTGAATACGTGGTGATCGACAACAAGGTGAAGATCGTGGACGAGCAAACGGGACGTATCATGGAAGGACGTCGTTATTCCGATGGTTTGCACCAGGCTATCGAGGCAAAGGAAAACGTGAAAGTAGAGGCTGCCACACAAACATTTGCCACGATCACCTTACAGAACTATTTCCGTATGTACCATAAGCTGGCCGGTATGACCGGTACGGCAGAAACGGAAGCGGGTGAGTTCTGGGATATTTACAAGTTGGACGTTGTGGTTATCCCGACAAACAAACCGGTGATCCGAAAGGATGCTAATGACTACGTGTACAAAACGAAACGTGAGAAATACAACGCGGTGATCGAAGAGATTACCCGATTGGTTGGAGAAGGCCGACCGGTATTGGTGGGTACAACTTCCGTCGAGGTTTCCGAATTGTTGAGCCGTATGTTGAAATTGAGGGGTATCAAGCATAACGTATTGAATGCGAAGTTGCATCAACGGGAGGCGGATATCGTGGCTGAGGCAGGTAAATCACAGGTGGTTACAATTGCAACCAACATGGCCGGTCGTGGTACCGATATCAAGTTGAGTCCGGAAGTACGTGCCGCAGGTGGTTTGGCCATTATCGGTACGGAACGTCACGATTCTCGTCGTGTCGACCGTCAGTTGAGAGGTCGTGCCGGACGTCAGGGTGACCCGGGTTCTTCTCAATTCTTCGTGTCATTGGAAGATGATTTGATGCGTTTGTTCAGTTCTGAGAGAATCATCCGGGTGATGGACCGTTTAGGTCACGAGGAAGGTGATGTGATCCAACATTCCATGATTACCAAATCCATCGAACGTGCACAACGTAAGGTGGAAGAAAATAACTTCGGTATCCGTAAGCGTTTGCTGGAATATGATGATGTGATGAACTCTCAACGCGAGGTAATCTACAAGAAAAGACGTCACGCCTTGCTGGGAGAGAGAATCGGTGTGGATATTGCCAACAACATGTATGATGTATGTGAGGCTTTGGTGGAAGAACACAAAGAGGCGAATGATTTGGAAGGCTTCCGCATGGATGTGTTGAAATATCTTGCCGTTGATTTTGATATAAAGGAGGAAGATTTTCAGAAGACTTCTGCCAACGACTTGACCGAGAGATTGTACAAGGAAGTACGGGATACATTCAGTCGCAAAACGGAAACTATTGCTAAACAGGCTTTCCCGGTGATCAAGAATGTTTTCGAACAGAGAGGGGAAATGTTCAAGAATATCGTGGTGCCCTTTACCGATGGAAAACGGGCTTACAATGTCGTGGCTAATCTTGAGAAGACTTACAGATCTGAAGGTGAGGAATTGATTCGGGCTTACGAAAAGTCCATCATGTTGGCCCATATTGACGACGCGTGGAAAGAACACTTGCGTGAAATGGATGATTTGAAACAATCCGTGCAGAATGCAACTTACGAGCAAAAAGATCCTCTGTTGATCTATAAATTCGAGTCGTTCAACTTATTCAAGAGCATGGTGGACAAGATTAACAAAAATGTCGTGTCTACCTTGATGAAAGGACAAATTCCTTTTGATGCCCCTGAAGAAGTAAAGCAGGCGGAAGAGAAACGGACTGATTTAAGTAAGATGCGTACCGGACGTAGTGATTCTCCTGCCACTCAGACCAATCAAGCTCCCCGTAAAACCGAACCCGTGAAAGTGGGTCCCAAAGTAGGACGTAATGATCCATGCCCTTGCGGAAGCGGAAAAAAATACAAGAATTGCCACGGGAAGGGGGAAGAATAA
- a CDS encoding RNA polymerase sigma-70 factor has product MMEMDNGTEQLIIELREGKECAFVKVFRTYYAPLLNYAGRILHDTELANDVVQEAFCGLFERRKELKGNMLLRPYLYKVVYNSCLDAIKHRKVESNYINQELLDFYFSKVVETPEAELLLVEEDLIGAIQEAVERLPERCREIFELSKMEGLSNKQVAEKLDISVKTVENQMTIAFSRLRKELEWLLCIIFFQNL; this is encoded by the coding sequence ATGATGGAAATGGATAATGGTACGGAACAATTGATTATAGAACTTCGGGAGGGAAAAGAATGTGCTTTTGTGAAGGTATTTCGTACGTATTATGCACCATTATTGAATTATGCGGGGCGTATTTTACATGATACGGAGTTGGCGAATGATGTAGTGCAGGAGGCTTTTTGCGGATTGTTTGAGAGACGCAAGGAATTGAAAGGGAATATGTTGTTGCGGCCTTATCTTTACAAGGTGGTATATAATAGTTGTTTGGATGCAATCAAGCATCGTAAGGTGGAGAGTAACTATATCAATCAAGAGTTGTTGGACTTTTATTTCTCGAAAGTGGTGGAAACCCCAGAGGCGGAATTGTTGTTAGTAGAGGAGGATTTGATAGGGGCGATTCAAGAGGCAGTAGAGCGATTGCCCGAACGTTGTCGGGAAATATTTGAATTGAGTAAAATGGAGGGGTTATCCAATAAACAAGTCGCAGAAAAGTTGGATATCTCCGTGAAAACGGTTGAAAACCAGATGACAATAGCTTTTTCCCGTTTACGGAAAGAGTTAGAATGGTTATTGTGTATCATTTTTTTTCAAAATTTATAA
- the miaB gene encoding tRNA (N6-isopentenyl adenosine(37)-C2)-methylthiotransferase MiaB, with amino-acid sequence MKVKKFYIETYGCQMNVTDSEVVAAILEDKGYQRTQEKSEADVILVNTCSVRENAEQRVRGRVQGFSEVKKKNPHVLVAIMGCMAERLGEALFEQEKNVNIVVGPDAYMDLPLLIEKAEKGEKAINIELSTTETYKDICPSRIDETAISGFVSIMRGCNNFCTYCIVPYTRGRERSRSPRSIVNEVLDLQSKGYKEVTLLGQNVNSYLWRGDNLEVNFPALLAMVAKTVPHMRIRFATSHPKDMNDDILRAIATYPNICKHIHLPFQSGSNSVLKDMNRKYTREWYLDRIHAIREIVPDCGISTDVFVGFHNESEEDYQQTLALMKEVMFDSAFMFKYSERPGTMASRNLPDNVDEEVKGRRLQELIDMQVEISHQSNLKDVGKVFEVLVEGVSKKKSDELFGRSSQNKVIVFPDNGAKVGELVQVRVTECTPATLIGEAIKN; translated from the coding sequence ATGAAGGTAAAGAAATTTTATATAGAGACTTACGGCTGCCAAATGAACGTGACAGACAGTGAAGTAGTTGCGGCGATCTTGGAAGATAAAGGATATCAACGAACGCAAGAAAAAAGTGAAGCAGACGTCATTCTGGTGAACACGTGTTCCGTGCGTGAAAATGCAGAACAACGGGTTCGCGGACGGGTACAAGGGTTTTCCGAAGTAAAGAAAAAGAACCCGCACGTGCTGGTAGCCATCATGGGATGTATGGCGGAACGTTTGGGCGAGGCTCTCTTCGAACAGGAGAAAAATGTGAATATCGTGGTCGGTCCCGATGCCTACATGGATCTCCCGCTTTTAATAGAGAAAGCCGAAAAAGGTGAAAAAGCAATCAACATTGAACTTTCCACCACGGAAACCTACAAAGACATATGCCCTTCCCGTATCGACGAAACTGCCATTTCTGGTTTTGTTTCCATCATGCGGGGATGTAACAATTTTTGTACCTATTGTATTGTTCCGTACACCCGGGGCCGCGAGCGTAGCCGGAGTCCCAGGAGTATCGTAAATGAAGTCCTCGATCTCCAATCCAAAGGTTACAAGGAGGTGACGCTACTCGGTCAAAATGTAAATTCTTACCTTTGGCGGGGAGATAATCTGGAAGTAAATTTTCCGGCATTGCTTGCAATGGTTGCCAAAACGGTTCCCCACATGCGTATTCGTTTTGCCACATCACACCCGAAAGATATGAATGACGACATTCTACGTGCGATCGCCACCTATCCCAATATTTGCAAACATATCCACCTGCCTTTCCAATCCGGAAGTAATTCCGTACTGAAAGACATGAATCGAAAATATACCAGAGAATGGTACCTTGACCGGATTCATGCTATCCGAGAGATTGTCCCTGATTGTGGAATTTCCACGGACGTGTTCGTCGGCTTCCACAACGAAAGCGAGGAAGATTACCAGCAAACCCTTGCCTTGATGAAAGAGGTTATGTTTGACTCCGCCTTTATGTTCAAATACTCGGAACGTCCGGGTACCATGGCTTCTCGTAACTTGCCGGATAACGTGGACGAGGAAGTGAAAGGACGCCGTTTGCAGGAACTTATTGATATGCAGGTGGAGATTTCTCACCAAAGTAATTTGAAAGATGTGGGTAAAGTGTTCGAGGTTCTCGTGGAAGGTGTTTCCAAAAAGAAATCGGATGAACTTTTCGGTCGCAGTAGTCAAAATAAGGTGATCGTATTCCCAGATAACGGGGCTAAAGTCGGAGAACTCGTTCAAGTCCGTGTCACGGAATGTACTCCCGCAACTCTTATCGGTGAAGCCATTAAAAATTGA
- a CDS encoding nucleoside deaminase — MAYNPEFMKEAIRIAVANVEKGTGGPFGAVVVRDGKIIATSGNTVVPDNDPTAHAEVNAIRKACKQLDSFQLKDCEIYSSCEPCPMCLGAIYWARPARVYYACTKEDAAAGGFDDSFIYKEIVLDGPMRCIPFENKREEGAGEEFRLWQATNNKTRY; from the coding sequence ATGGCATATAATCCTGAATTTATGAAGGAGGCAATTCGTATTGCCGTGGCGAACGTGGAGAAGGGGACGGGAGGACCGTTTGGGGCAGTCGTTGTGCGGGACGGAAAAATTATTGCAACTTCCGGAAATACGGTTGTTCCCGATAATGATCCCACGGCTCACGCGGAAGTGAACGCTATTCGCAAGGCTTGCAAGCAACTTGATTCTTTCCAGTTGAAAGATTGTGAGATCTATTCCAGTTGTGAACCTTGTCCCATGTGTTTGGGGGCGATATACTGGGCAAGACCGGCACGAGTGTATTATGCTTGCACCAAGGAAGATGCCGCTGCCGGGGGATTTGATGATTCTTTTATCTATAAAGAAATCGTGTTGGATGGCCCTATGCGTTGCATCCCGTTTGAGAACAAACGAGAAGAGGGTGCGGGAGAGGAATTCAGGCTTTGGCAGGCGACCAATAATAAAACGAGATACTAG
- the upp gene encoding uracil phosphoribosyltransferase, which produces MVHIINKEDSVCNHFLAELRDKEIQKDPLRFRRNLERVGEVMAYEISKTFHYATRQVQTPINVADVRLADEGVVVASVLRAGLPFHQGFLNYFDRSGSAFISARRKYKENHIDFEIRFDSIYTPSLEGKQLLLVDPMLATGASIVVAYHELLKQGGRPAHTHIAAIVSSRQGIEKLTEALKDEPVTVWTGALDEHLTESCYIDPGIGDAGDLAFGEKL; this is translated from the coding sequence ATGGTGCATATTATTAACAAGGAGGATTCGGTTTGTAATCATTTTTTAGCAGAACTTAGAGATAAAGAAATTCAAAAAGATCCGTTGCGTTTTCGTCGGAATCTGGAACGAGTGGGAGAGGTAATGGCTTACGAAATCAGCAAGACATTTCATTATGCAACGCGGCAGGTGCAGACTCCGATTAACGTGGCTGATGTCAGATTGGCAGACGAGGGAGTAGTGGTGGCATCCGTGTTGCGTGCGGGATTACCTTTCCATCAAGGTTTTTTAAATTATTTTGACCGTTCCGGGAGTGCTTTTATTTCGGCAAGAAGGAAATACAAGGAAAATCACATCGATTTTGAAATTCGTTTCGACTCGATTTATACACCAAGTTTAGAAGGGAAACAACTGTTACTGGTTGATCCGATGTTAGCCACGGGAGCCTCTATCGTGGTGGCTTATCATGAGTTATTGAAACAAGGTGGAAGACCTGCACACACGCATATCGCAGCCATTGTTTCCAGTCGTCAAGGTATTGAGAAGCTTACGGAAGCTTTGAAAGATGAACCGGTAACGGTTTGGACGGGGGCATTGGATGAGCATTTGACGGAAAGTTGCTACATTGACCCGGGAATCGGTGATGCCGGAGATTTGGCTTTCGGGGAAAAACTGTAA
- the htpG gene encoding molecular chaperone HtpG — translation MSTGKIGVSTGNLFPIIKKFLYSDHEIFLREIVSNAVDASQKMKVLASNGEFKGELGELKVRVKADKAAGTLTVSDNGIGMTQEEVEKYINQIAFSGAEEFMNKYKDNAAAIIGHFGLGFYSSFMVSDRVEIVTKSYKEGAKAVKWSCEGNPEYTLEETEKAERGTDIIMHISEEEKDFLEDAKVNELLTKYCKFLPIEIIFGKKKEWKDGEYKDTTEDNVINDTNPAWTRKPADLTEEDYGKFYHELYPMAQDPLFHIHLNVDYPFNLTGILYFPKIDNKFEIQKNKIQLYSNQVYVTDSVEGIVPEYLTLLHGVIDSPDIPLNVSRSYLQSDRNVKKISSHITKKVADSLSDIFTNKREDYEKKWDDLKIFIQYGMLTDEKFAERAKTIFLFKNTEGKYFTYEEYENLIKANQTDKDNKVVFLYATDVKEQYTYIETVKGKGYDVLLMDGQLDTHFINHLEQKNSDHRFVRVDSDVIDKLISKEETKEVSLSHEEQEELRAVFTSQLPKEEGMFMVNFEAMGENADPVIVTRSEFMRRMKEMAAMNPGMGFYGAMGDQYTLVVNTDHKLVNTILENEKKEMSARLEPINFEIKETEKKEAELDELNKGKKDEEIPQVDKDRKSEYHKTIADLNKQKNSLLEEYGKGNKVVGQLIDLALLANGLLKGEALNRFVKRSVELIK, via the coding sequence ATGTCAACAGGAAAGATTGGAGTTTCAACAGGGAATTTGTTCCCGATTATCAAGAAATTTTTATACTCGGATCACGAGATTTTTTTGAGAGAGATTGTTTCGAATGCCGTGGACGCTTCTCAGAAAATGAAAGTGTTGGCTTCGAACGGGGAGTTTAAAGGTGAACTTGGTGAGTTGAAGGTAAGAGTGAAGGCTGACAAAGCGGCAGGAACATTGACGGTATCAGATAACGGTATCGGTATGACACAGGAGGAAGTGGAAAAGTATATCAACCAGATCGCTTTTTCCGGTGCGGAGGAATTCATGAACAAATACAAGGATAACGCTGCTGCCATTATCGGGCATTTCGGATTAGGTTTCTATTCTTCGTTCATGGTGAGTGATCGGGTGGAAATCGTGACCAAATCTTATAAAGAGGGGGCGAAGGCTGTAAAATGGTCATGTGAAGGAAATCCGGAATATACCTTGGAGGAGACGGAAAAGGCCGAGAGAGGTACGGATATTATCATGCATATCAGTGAGGAAGAGAAAGATTTTCTGGAAGATGCTAAGGTGAACGAGTTGCTGACCAAGTATTGCAAATTCTTGCCGATAGAGATTATTTTTGGAAAGAAGAAAGAGTGGAAGGACGGGGAATACAAAGATACGACGGAAGATAACGTGATTAATGATACGAATCCGGCGTGGACCCGTAAACCGGCCGACTTGACGGAGGAAGATTACGGGAAATTCTATCACGAGTTGTACCCGATGGCTCAGGACCCGTTATTCCATATTCACCTGAACGTGGATTATCCTTTTAACTTGACAGGTATATTGTATTTCCCGAAGATCGATAACAAGTTCGAGATTCAGAAAAACAAGATTCAATTATATAGCAATCAGGTGTACGTGACGGATTCCGTGGAGGGAATTGTGCCGGAATACCTGACATTGTTGCATGGTGTGATCGATTCTCCGGATATCCCGTTGAACGTATCCCGTTCTTATTTACAGAGCGATCGTAACGTGAAGAAAATCTCAAGTCATATCACGAAGAAAGTGGCTGACAGCTTGAGTGATATTTTCACGAATAAACGGGAAGATTACGAGAAAAAGTGGGATGATTTGAAGATTTTCATCCAATATGGTATGTTGACGGATGAAAAATTTGCCGAGAGAGCCAAGACCATCTTCTTGTTCAAGAACACGGAAGGGAAATATTTCACGTATGAAGAGTACGAGAACCTGATTAAAGCTAACCAAACGGATAAAGATAATAAGGTGGTATTCCTGTATGCCACGGATGTAAAAGAGCAGTACACGTATATTGAGACAGTCAAGGGCAAAGGATATGATGTGCTGTTGATGGATGGACAATTGGATACGCACTTTATCAACCATTTGGAACAAAAGAATTCCGACCATCGGTTTGTTCGGGTGGATTCGGATGTGATCGACAAGTTGATTTCGAAAGAAGAGACGAAAGAGGTCTCTTTGAGTCATGAAGAACAAGAGGAATTACGTGCCGTGTTTACTTCCCAACTGCCGAAAGAAGAAGGAATGTTCATGGTTAATTTCGAAGCTATGGGTGAAAATGCTGATCCGGTGATCGTGACACGTTCTGAATTCATGCGTCGTATGAAAGAGATGGCAGCCATGAATCCGGGTATGGGATTCTACGGGGCTATGGGTGATCAGTACACTTTGGTGGTAAACACGGATCATAAGTTAGTGAACACGATCTTGGAGAACGAGAAAAAGGAAATGAGCGCCCGGTTGGAGCCGATTAATTTCGAGATCAAGGAAACGGAAAAGAAAGAGGCAGAACTGGACGAGTTGAACAAGGGTAAGAAAGACGAGGAGATTCCTCAAGTGGATAAAGATCGGAAGAGCGAGTACCATAAGACCATTGCTGATCTGAATAAACAAAAGAACTCGTTGCTAGAGGAGTACGGAAAAGGTAATAAAGTTGTGGGTCAATTGATTGACTTGGCATTGTTAGCAAACGGGCTACTGAAAGGCGAGGCGCTGAACAGGTTTGTAAAGCGAAGTGTTGAACTGATTAAATAA
- the lgt gene encoding prolipoprotein diacylglyceryl transferase, producing MVSLFINWDVSPELISLGGFSIRYYGLLFALAFVCGYKVEEKMFKSEGLSQQWLDKLWIYVAVATVIGARLGHCFFYDWAYYSAHPFEIILPVRFQPEFRFTGYQGLASHGAAIGIIAGLWYYSKKVSRKSIFWILDRAVIPIALAGFFIRMGNLMNSEIVGLPTDLPWGFRFVHSGMSDPMTPRHPAQLYEAICYLISFAILMHLYWKTKAKDRQGFLFGMFLVLIFTARFVIEFVKENQEAFEDTMTLNMGQWLSIPFVLVGIYMIWRSGKQTKYKI from the coding sequence ATGGTTTCATTATTTATCAACTGGGATGTCAGTCCCGAATTAATTAGTTTAGGTGGTTTCTCGATTCGTTATTACGGGTTGTTATTTGCCTTGGCTTTCGTGTGCGGGTATAAAGTGGAGGAGAAGATGTTCAAGTCGGAAGGATTAAGCCAGCAATGGTTGGACAAATTGTGGATATACGTGGCGGTTGCCACGGTAATCGGGGCTCGGTTAGGCCATTGTTTCTTTTATGATTGGGCATATTATAGCGCTCATCCGTTTGAAATTATTCTGCCGGTTCGGTTTCAACCGGAATTCCGTTTTACCGGATACCAAGGATTGGCCAGCCACGGGGCTGCAATCGGTATTATTGCCGGGTTGTGGTACTATTCCAAGAAGGTAAGTAGGAAATCAATATTCTGGATTTTGGATCGTGCCGTAATTCCAATTGCTTTGGCAGGATTCTTTATCCGGATGGGAAATTTGATGAACTCGGAGATTGTCGGTTTACCGACGGATTTGCCTTGGGGATTCCGTTTTGTACATTCCGGGATGTCAGATCCGATGACTCCCCGTCATCCGGCACAGTTGTACGAAGCCATCTGTTACTTGATCAGTTTTGCTATTTTAATGCATTTGTATTGGAAAACAAAAGCGAAAGACCGTCAAGGATTTCTTTTCGGAATGTTTTTGGTACTGATCTTTACCGCTCGTTTTGTGATCGAATTTGTGAAAGAGAACCAGGAAGCCTTTGAAGACACCATGACCTTGAATATGGGGCAATGGTTGAGTATTCCATTTGTGCTGGTCGGGATTTACATGATTTGGAGAAGCGGGAAACAGACAAAATATAAAATTTAG
- a CDS encoding HdeD family acid-resistance protein, with the protein MQIIYTSGNYKRTVVKSIVAIVLGLVLVLWPTEVLNYTVKIIGAVFCVTGIISFLVSMRDQDERSAWGLTSFNGIGSIILGILLWSMADFFTNMLMYLLGFILIVAGIGQLVMLTSARKFGYIAPLSYVYPVIILLAGLIVFANPFSAKEGIITFFGAVTIFYGITDLINHYKVNQLRKETHEAEQQQKLGGSEIEDAEYEEIE; encoded by the coding sequence ATGCAGATTATTTATACTTCAGGAAATTACAAAAGGACCGTCGTTAAATCGATCGTGGCGATTGTTTTAGGTCTTGTGCTCGTGCTGTGGCCGACAGAAGTATTGAATTACACGGTAAAAATTATCGGTGCCGTATTTTGCGTTACCGGGATTATTTCTTTCCTGGTATCCATGCGGGATCAGGATGAACGTTCTGCCTGGGGATTGACCTCTTTTAACGGGATTGGGAGTATCATCCTGGGTATCCTGTTGTGGTCGATGGCTGATTTCTTTACCAATATGTTGATGTACCTGTTGGGATTTATCTTGATCGTTGCGGGTATCGGACAATTGGTGATGTTGACTTCAGCAAGAAAATTCGGGTATATCGCTCCGTTGAGTTACGTGTATCCGGTAATTATTTTGTTGGCCGGATTGATCGTTTTTGCTAACCCCTTCTCGGCAAAGGAAGGAATTATTACTTTCTTCGGGGCTGTTACGATATTTTACGGGATAACGGATTTGATTAATCATTACAAGGTAAATCAGTTGCGTAAGGAGACGCATGAGGCTGAGCAACAACAAAAACTGGGAGGTAGCGAAATTGAAGATGCGGAGTATGAGGAAATAGAATAA